In Colletotrichum higginsianum IMI 349063 chromosome 3, whole genome shotgun sequence, a genomic segment contains:
- a CDS encoding Eukaryotic initiation factor 4E: protein MAARPALFTRGLSGLSQSTTDPNSPSVSSPADQRDDAKRNFLKAMRPLPTQHYWNVYFDKQSKDQQKAADDEEYKVQLEQLGSQIESVQDFWKYNNNTPVDQIKMRESIYLFKQGFKPIWEDRRNINGGAWTFRVPKNIGPDVWTRVQLLAIGEKLQSVLDDNDQICGVGLSVRFNSHLISIWHRDGSKQQSIDAILECVLEELPAELRPKADNYFYKRHQDHAGFKAPPELQVVIDSQKAAAEKAKATAGGAPV, encoded by the exons CGTGGCCTCTCGGGACTCTCCCAGAGCACCACCGATCCCAACTCGCCCAGCGTCAGCTCCCCGGCCGACCAGCGTGACGATGCGAAGCGAAACTTCCTCAAGGCCATGCGCCCCCTACCGACACAGCACTACTGGAACGTCTACTTTGACAA GCAATCGAAAGACCAGCAAAAGGCagccgacgatgaagagtACAAGGTGCAGCTGGAGCAGCTCGGCTCGCAGATCGAGTCTGTCCAGGACTTTTGGAAGTACAACAACAATACCCCTGTCGACCAGATCAAGATGCGCGAGTCCATCTACCTCTTCAAGCAGGGCTTTAAGCCCATCTGGGAGGACCGTCGCAacatcaacggcggcgcctggACCTTCCGCGTGCCCAAGAACATTGGTCCCGATGTGTGGACCCGCGTGCAGCTGCTGGCCATTGGCGAGAAGCTGCAGAGTGTGCTGGACGACA ACGACCAGATCTGCGGCGTCGGCCTGTCGGTGCGCTTCAACTCACACCTCATCTCCATCTGGCACCGCGACGGCTCAAAGCAACAGTCCAtcgacgccatcctcgaGTGCGTCCTTGAGGAGCTCCCTGCCGAGCTGCGCCCCAAAGCCGACAACTACTTTTACAAGCGCCACCAGGACCACGCCGGCTTCAAGGCCCCTCCCGAGCTCCAGGTTGTCATCGACTCGCAAAAAGCTGCCGCTGAGAAGGCGAAAGCGACAGCGGGGGGCGCGCCGGTTTAG